The following are encoded together in the Drosophila biarmipes strain raj3 chromosome 3L, RU_DBia_V1.1, whole genome shotgun sequence genome:
- the LOC108030736 gene encoding teneurin-m isoform X2 has product MNPYEYESTLDCRDAGGGPAHAQPHPHALAQGRTLPMSGHGRPATDLGAHGSQTLQHQNQQNLQATQAAQSSHYDYEYQHLAHRPPDAASNTAQRTHGRQGFLLEGVTPTAPPDVPPRNPTMSRMQNGRLTVNNPNDVDFEPSCLVRTPSGNVYIPSGNLNINKGSPIDFKSGSACSTPTKDTLKGYERSTQGCMGPVLPPRSVMNGLPAHHYSAPMNFRKDLAARCSSPWVSIAAISVLCGGVLLLILLTIFGGLHWTQSAPCSVLVGNEVSEVTAAKSTNTDLSKLHNSSVRAKNGQGIGLAQGQSGLGAAGAGGGVSGGSSAATVTTATSNSGTAQGLLSTSASAEATSSAATSSSQSSLTPSLSSSLANANNGGRAMSTQLSVSGAGERGRRLRRGLIEGQDEDDAATDETFSDLITSESLNQQPAEKYLATTPAESQSDVAIPGRTDKTLPRIGGVSGGQRSEEDTETTESDYVYEDEVEPEPTRPPGRRPKTGQQFGKSLNSNLRSATKTLVNKRRKYDHGAEEAAHIKQQTEDEQEQELLEAFGMSTGLATGSETSTSAAVIDDDNRSDNSSSGQTPETTARSDTDDIVEINTPPPEREAAHSSFPVVSHRPATENDFQIKGTKEGGSQTEKPATDDINNERDLAGNYEGDTGDPTSPATPPQGKESQPVSQDLPQTNQSDSDLMMNDASQFEDIDIVKLDGSPSSHEEEVYKTANKEKTAPKVEPPQPADRSENEVLKEQQKVDGEPPHLEPLKPYVSERVDVPGRRIFLNLTIATDEGSDSVYTLHVEVPTGGGPHTIKEVLTHEKPIAQPDSCVPEPPPRMPDCPCSCLPPPAAIYLDDSVDIDSDPPATTTESISTTTSAPLEMANILSHVPSEENEPVVRDSEPSTASNLTNTEIDNNIAASYTEPSVGAGGEPFACPDVMPVLILEGARTFPARSFPPDGTTFGQITLGQKLTKEIQPYSYWNMQFYQSEPAYVKFDYTIPRGASIGVYGRRNALPTHTQYHFKEVLSGFSASTRTARAAHLSITREVTRYMEPGHWFVSLYNDDGDVQELTFYAAVAEEMTQNCPNGCSGNGQCLLGHCQCNPGFGGDDCSESVCPVLCSQHGEYTNGECICNPGWKGKECSLRHDECEVADCNGHGHCVSGKCQCMRGYKGKFCEEVDCPHPNCSGHGFCADGTCICKKGWKGPDCATMDQDALQCLPDCSGHGTFDLDSQTCTCEAKWSGDDCSKELCDLDCGQHGRCEGDACACDPEWGGEYCNTRLCDARCNEHGQCKNGTCLCVTGWNGKHCTIEGCPNSCAGHGQCRVSGEGQWECRCYEGWDGPDCGIALELNCGDSKDNDKDGLVDCEDPECCASHVCKTSQLCVSAPKPIDVLLRKQPPAITASFFERMKFLIDESSLQNYAKLETFNESRSAVIRGRVVTSLGMGLVGVRVSTTTLLEGFTLTRDDGWFDLMVNGGGAVTLQFGRAPFRPQSRIVQVPWNEVVIIDVVVMSMTEEKGLAVATTHTCFAHDYDLMKPVVLASWKHGFQGACPDRSAILAESQVIQESLQIPGTGLNLVYHSSRAAGYLSTIKLQLTPDVIPPSLHLIHLRITIEGILFERVFEADPGIKFTYAWNRLNIYRQRVYGVTTAVVKVGYQYTDCTDVVWDIQTTKLSGHDMSISEVGGWNLDIHHRYNFHEGILQKGDGSNIYLRNKPRIILTTMGDGHQRPLECPDCDGLATKQRLLAPVALAAAPDGSLFVGDFNYIRRIMTDGSIRTVVKLNATRVSYRYHMALSPLDGTLYVSDPESHQIIRVRDTSDYSQPDLNWEAVVGSGERCLPGDEAHCGDGALAKDAKLAYPKGIAISSDNILYFADGTNIRMVDRDGIVSTLIGNHMHKSHWKPIPCEGTLKLEEMHLRWPTELAVSPMDNTLHIIDDHMILRMTPDGRVRVISGRPLHCATASTAYDTDLATHATLVMPQSIAFGPLGELYVAESDSQRINRVRVIGTDGRIAPFAGAESKCNCLERGCDCFEAEHYLATSAKFNTIAALAVTPDSHVHIADQANYRIRSVMSSIPEASPSREYEIYAPDMQEIYIFNRFGQHVSTRNILTGETTYVFTYNVNTSNGKLSTVTDAAGNKVFLLRDYTSQVNSIENTKGQKCRLRMTRMKMLHELSTPDNYNVTYEYHGPTGLLRTKLDSTGRSYVYNYDEFGRLTSAVTPTGRVIELSFDLSVKGAQVKVSENAQKEMSLLIQGATVTVRNGAAESRTTVDMDGSTTSITPWGHNLQMEVAPYTILAEQSPLLGESYPVPAKQRTEIAGDLANRFEWRYFVRRQQPLQAGKQSKGPPRPVTEVGRKLRVNGDNVLTLEYDRETQSVVVMVDDKQELLNVTYDRTSRPISFRPQSGDYADVDLEYDRFGRLVSWKWGVLQEAYSFDRNGRLNEIKYGDGSTMVYAFKDMFGSLPLKVTTPRRSDYLLQYDDAGALQSLTTPRGHIHAFSLQTSLGFFKYQYFSPINRHPFEILYNDEGQILAKIHPHQSGKVAFVHDAAGRLETILAGLSSTHYTYQDTTSLVKSVEVQEPGFELRREFKYHAGILKDEKLRFGSKNSLASAHYKYAYDGNARLSGIEMAIDEKELPTTRYKYSQNLGQLEVVQDLKITRNAFNRTVIQDSAKQFFTIVDYDQHGRVKSVLMNVKNIDVFRLELDYDLRNRIKSQKTTFGRSTAFDKITYNADGHVVDVQGTNNWKYLFDENGNTVGVVDQGEKFNLGYDIGDRVIKVGDVEFNNYDARGFVVKRGEQKYRYNNRGQLIHSFERERFQSWYYYDDRSRLVAWHDNKGNTTQYYYANPRTPHLVTHVHFPKLSRTMKLFYDDRDMLIALEHEDQRYYVATDQNGSPLAFFDQNGGVVKEMKRTPFGRIIKDTKPDFFVPIDFHGGLIDPHTKLVYTEQRQYDPHVGQWMTPLWETLATEMSHPTDVFIYRYHNNDPINPNRPQNYMIDLDSWLQLFGYDLNNMQSSRYTKLAQYTPQASIKSNMLAPDFGVISGLECIVEKTSEKFSDFDFVPKPLLKMEPKMRNLLPRVSYRRGVFGEGVLLSRIGGRALVSVVDGSNSVVQDVVSSVFNNSYFLDLHFSIHDQDVFYFVKDNVLKLRDDNEELRRLGGMFNISTHEISDHGGSAAKELRLHGPDAVVIIKYGVDPEQERHRILKHAHKRAVERAWELEKQLVAAGFQGRGDWTEEEKEELVQHGDVDGWNGIDIHSIHKYPQLADDPGNVAFQRDAKRKRRKTGSSHRNASNRRQLKFGELSA; this is encoded by the exons ACATCAACAAGGGCTCACCCATCGACTTCAAGAGCGGCTCGGCCTGCTCCACACCCACGAAGGACACGCTGAAGGGCTACGAGCGGAGCACGCAGGGCTGCATGGGTCCTGTGCTGCCGCCGCGCAGCGTCATGAACGGCCTGCCCGCACACCACTACTCGGCGCCGATGAACTTCCGCAAGGACCTGGCCGCGCGCTGCTCCTCTCCCTGGGTGAGCATCGCCGCCATCTCTGTCCTCTGCGGAGGCGTGCTCCTGCTGATCCTGCTGACCATCTTCGGCGGCCTGCACTGGACCCAGTCGGCGCCCTGCTCAGTTCTAGTCGGCAACGAGGTCTCCGAGGTCACTGCTGCCAAGAGCACGAACACGGACCTCTCCAAGCTGCACAACTCCTCGGTGCGCGCCAAGAACGGACAAGGCATCGGACTGGCCCAGGGACAATCGGGACTCGGAGCTGCGGGCGCGGGCGGAGGAGTCTCCGGCGGATCCTCGGCTGCCACCGTGACGACGGCCACATCGAACAGCGGCACCGCCCAGGGACTGCTGTCGACGTCCGCCTCCGCGGAGGCCACGTCCTCGGCGGCCACGTCTTCCTCCCAGTCCTCGCTGACGCCCTCGCTGTCCTCGTCCCTGGCGAATGCCAATAATGGAG GAAGAGCAATGTCAACGCAGCTGTCAGTCAGTGGGGCAGGGGAAAGAGGACGACGCCTTCGACGAGGCTTAATCGAGGGACAGGACGAAGATGATGCGGCTACAGATGAAACTTTCAGCGACTTAATTACAAGCGAAAGCCTCAACCAGCAGCCTgctgaaaagtatttggcaaCCACCCCGGCCGAAAGCCAGTCGGACGTCGCCATCCCAGGCAGAACCGATAAAACTTTGCCCCGAATCGGTGGAGTATCGGGTGGCCAGAGGAGCGAGGAAGACACGGAGACTACGGAGAGCGACTATGTCTATGAAGACGAAGTCGAGCCGGAGCCCACCCGTCCGCCTGGCCGCAGGCCCAAGACGGGGCAACAATTTGGCAAATCATTAAACAGCAATTTACGCAGCGCTACTAAAACACTGGTCAACAAGAGGAGGAAATATGACCACGGAGCGGAGGAGGCGGCGCACATTAAACAGCAGACGGAGGatgagcaggagcaggagcttcTCGAAGCCTTTGGGATGTCAACGGGGCTGGCGACGGGGTCGGAGACCAGCACATCGGCTGCTGTTATTGATGACGATAATCGAAGTGACAACAGCAGCTCAGGCCAGACGCCGGAGACGACTGCGAGGAGTGACACCGATGACATTGTTGAAATCAACACCCCCCCACCAGAGCGAGAGGCAGCTCACAGCTCCTTCCCCGTCGTATCGCACCGGCCTGCCACTGAAAAtgattttcaaatcaaaggTACGAAGGAGGGAGGGTCGCAGACGGAGAAACCTGCCACTGATGATATCAATAATGAGCGTGATTTAGCTGGCAACTATGAGGGAGACACCGGGGATCCAACATCACCAGCCACACCCCCACAAG GTAAGGAAagtcagccagtcagccaggACTTACCACAAACCAATCAATCGGATTCGGATTTGATGATGAACGATGCGTCGCAATTTGAGGACATCGACATAGTCAAACTGGATGGGTCGCCCAGTTCCCATGAAGAGGAAGTTTACAAGACGGCAAATAAGGAGAAGACAGCACCCAAGGTGGAACCCCCTCAGCCCGCAGACAGAAGTGAGAACGAAGTGCTCAAGGAGCAGCAGAAGGTCGACGGGGAACCCCCTCACCTAGAGCCCCTGAAACCCTACGTGAGTGAGCGCGTTGATGTGCCGGGCAGGCGCATCTTCCTCAACCTGACAATTGCCACCGACGAGGGCAGCGACTCCGTCTACACGCTGCACGTAGAAGTGCCGACGGGCGGAGGGCCGCACACCATCAAGGAGGTGCTGACCCACGAGAAGCCTATTGCCCAGCCAGACAGCTGTGTCCCAGAGCCACCACCTCGCATGCCCGACTGTCCGTGCAGCTGTCTTCCGCCTCCGGCGGCTATCTACCTAGACGACAGCGTTGACATTGACTCTGACCCACCAGCCACGACTACAGAAAGCATCTCGACCACGACCTCGGCGCCTTTGGAGATGGCGAACATCTTGAGTCATGTCCCCAGCGAGGAAAACGAACCCGTGGTTAGGGACTCGGAGCCAAGCACTGCTTCTAACCTCACTAACACTGAGATCGATAACAACATCGCCGCCTCCTATACTGAACCCTCTGTTGGTGCTGGTGGGGAACCGTTTGCATGCCCTGATGTGATGCCAGTACTAATACTGGAAG GAGCCCGAACATTCCCGGCACGCAGCTTCCCACCGGACGGCACCACCTTCGGACAGATCACCCTCGGCCAGAAGTTGACCAAGGAGATCCAGCCGTACAGCTACTGGAACATGCAGTTCTACCAGTCGGAGCCGGCCTACGTCAAGTTTGACTACACGATCCCGCGTGGCGCATCCATTGGAGTATACGGCCGGCGGAACGCCCTGCCCACCCACACCCAGTACCACTTTAAGGAAGTGCTCAGCGGATTTAGCGCCAGCACACGAACGGCCCGGGCCGCTCAC CTGTCGATAACCCGGGAGGTGACGCGCTACATGGAGCCGGGGCACTGGTTCGTCTCGCTCTACAACGACGACGGCGACGTGCAGGAGCTGACCTTTTACGCGGCCGTGGCCGAGGAAATGACCCAAAACTGTCCCAACGGCTGCTCCGGCAACGGACAGTGCCTGCTGGGGCATTGCCAGTGCAACCCCGGCTTTGGGGGCGACGACTGCAGCGAAAGCGTGTGCCCCGTGCTGTGCTCCCAGCATGGCGAGTACACCAACGGAGAGTGTATCTGCAACCCGGGCTGGAAGGGCAAAGAGTGCTCCCTGCGGCACGACGAGTGCGAGGTGGCCGACTGCAATGGGCACGGCCACTGCGTCAGCGGAAAGTGCCAGTGCATGCGCGGCTACAAGGGCAAATTCTGTGAAGAAG TTGACTGTCCGCATCCGAACTGCTCGGGCCACGGATTCTGCGCCGACGGCACATGCATCTGCAAGAAGGGCTGGAAGGGACCGGACTGCGCAACCATGGACCAGGACGCCCTGCAGTGCCTGCCCGACTGCTCTGGCCACGGCACCTTCGACCTGGACAGCCAGACGTGTACCTGCGAGGCCAAGTGGAGCGGCGACGACTGTTCCAAGGAGCTGTGCGACCTGGACTGCGGTCAGCACGGTCGTTGCGAGGGCGACGCCTGTGCATGTGACCCGGAGTGGGGCGGCGAGTACTGCAACACGCGGCTGTGCGACGCCCGCTGCAACGAGCACGGCCAGTGCAAGAATGGCACATGTCTGTGCGTCACGGGCTGGAACGGGAAGCACTGCACCATCGAGGGCTGTCCCAACAGCTGCGCCGGACACGGCCAGTGCCGCGTGAGCGGCGAAGGTCAATGGGAGTGCCGCTGCTACGAGGGCTGGGACGGACCGGACTGCGGCATCGCTCTGGAACTGAACTGCGGCGACAGCAAGGACAACGACAAGG ATGGCCTGGTTGATTGCGAGGATCCCGAGTGTTGCGCCAGCCACGTGTGCAAGACCTCCCAGCTCTGCGTTTCCGCTCCGAAACCCATTGACGTGCTGCTTCGGAAACAGCCGCCGGCCATTACGGCCTCCTTCTTTGAGCGCATGAAGTTCCTCATCGACGAGAGCAGCCTGCAAAACTACGCAAAACTGGAGACCTTTAACGAAAG TCGATCGGCCGTGATCAGAGGCCGCGTGGTCACATCCCTTGGCATGGGCCTGGTGGGCGTCCGAGTGTCCACCACCACGCTGCTGGAGGGCTTCACCCTGACCCGCGACGACGGATGGTTCGACCTGATGGTCAATGGCGGCGGTGCCGTGACCCTGCAGTTCGGACGAGCTCCCTTTCGGCCGCAGTCGCGCATCGTCCAAGTGCCGTGGAACGAGGTGGTCATAATCGACGTGGTGGTCATGTCCATGACCGAGGAAAAGGGACTGGCTGTCGCAACGACTCACACCTGCTTTGCCCACGACTACGACCTGATGAAACCCGTAGTGCTGGCCTCGTGGAAGCACGGCTTCCAGGGCGCCTGTCCCGATCGAAGCGCCATCTTGGCTGAGTCCCAGGTGATCCAGGAATCGTTGCAGATCCCGGGCACGGGCCTTAACCTGGTTTACCACTCATCGCGTGCCGCCGGCTACCTGTCCACTATTAAGCTGCAACTGACCCCTGACGTGATACCGCCCTCACTGCATCTAATCCACCTGCGTATCACGATCGAGGGGATCCTGTTCGAACGGGTGTTCGAGGCGGACCCGGGCATTAAGTTCACGTACGCCTGGAACCGACTCAACATCTACCGGCAACGCGTCTACGGCGTGACCACGGCCGTGGTTAAGGTCGGCTACCAGTACACCGACTGCACCGACGTTGTGTGGGACATCCAGACGACCAAGCTGAGTGGCCACGACATGTCCATCTCGGAGGTGGGCGGCTGGAACCTGGACATTCACCACCGCTACAACTTCCATGAGGGCATCCTGCAGAAGGGCGACGGCTCAAACATTTACCTGCGCAACAAGCCGCGCATAATCCTCACCACCATGGGAGATGGCCACCAGCGACCACTCGAATGTCCCGACTGTGACGGACTGGCCACGAAGCAGCGACTTCTAGCGCCCGTTGCCCTGGCCGCCGCTCCCGACGGCAGTCTCTTTGTCGGCGACTTCAACTACATCCGCCGCATCATGACGGACGGCAGCATCCGCACCGTAGTCAAGCTAAACGCCACCCGCGTCTCGTACCGCTACCACATGGCCCTTAGTCCCCTGGACGGCACTCTGTACGTCTCAGACCCAGAGTCACACCAGATCATTAGGGTGCGCGACACCAGCGACTACTCGCAGCCGGATCTTAACTGGGAGGCAGTCGTGGGTTCCGGGGAGCGGTGTCTTCCCGGCGACGAAGCCCACTGTGGCGACGGAGCCCTCGCCAAGGACGCCAAGCTGGCCTATCCTAAGGGAATAGCCATTTCGAGCGACAACATCCTTTACTTCGCCGACGGAACCAATATCCGCATGGTCGACCGGGACGGTATCGTGAGCACTCTGATCGGCAACCACATGCACAAGTCCCACTGGAAGCCCATTCCCTGCGAGGGAACTCTCAAGCTGGAGGAGATGCATCTACGCTGGCCCACTGAGCTGGCCGTCTCTCCGATGGATAACACGTTACACATCATCGACGACCACATGATCCTGCGCATGACACCGGACGGACGGGTGCGCGTCATCTCCGGACGGCCCCTCCACTGCGCCACAGCCTCAACCGCCTACGACACGGATCTGGCCACTCACGCCACCCTGGTGATGCCTCAGTCGATCGCTTTCGGTCCCCTGGGCGAGCTGTACGTGGCGGAAAGCGACTCGCAGCGAATTAACCGGGTGCGAGTCATCGGCACTGACGGACGTATCGCTCCGTTTGCGGGCGCCGAGTCCAAGTGCAACTGCCTGGAGCGGGGATGCGACTGCTTCGAGGCGGAGCACTACCTGGCCACCAGCGCCAAGTTCAACACTATCGCCGCTTTGGCAGTAACACCTGATAGCCATGTGCACATCGCCGACCAGGCCAACTATCGCATCCGCTCGGTAATGTCGAGCATCCCGGAGGCGAGTCCCTCGCGAGAGTACGAGATCTACGCGCCAGACATGCAGGAGATCTACATCTTCAACCGATTCGGCCAGCACGTGTCCACCCGTAACATCCTGACCGGAGAAACGACTTATGTGTTCACCTACAACGTAAACACCTCCAACGGAAAGTTAAGCACCGTGACCGACGCTGCAGGCAACAAGGTCTTCCTCCTGCGAGATTACACTTCGCAGGTCAACTCGATCGAAAACACCAAGGGCCAGAAGTGCCGCCTGCGCATGACCCGGATGAAAATGCTACACGAACTGAGCACTCCGGACAACTACAATGTGACCTACGAGTATCACGGCCCCACCGGCCTGCTGAGGACCAAGTTGGACTCCACCGGGCGCTCCTACGTGTACAACTACGATGAGTTCGGCCGCCTGACCTCAGCTGTCACGCCCACCGGACGTGTCATCGAACTGAGCTTCGACCTAAGCGTCAAGGGAGCCCAGGTGAAGGTGTCGGAAAATGCGCAGAAGGAAATGTCGCTCCTAATCCAAGGCGCCACCGTTACCGTGCGCAACGGAGCCGCCGAGTCGCGCACTACCGTCGACATGGACGGCTCCACCACCAGCATCACACCGTGGGGCCACAACCTGCAGATGGAGGTGGCGCCCTACACCATTCTAGCCGAGCAAAGTCCTCTCCTGGGTGAGAGCTATCCGGTGCCGGCCAAGCAGCGCACTGAGATCGCCGGCGACCTGGCGAATCGTTTCGAATGGCGCTACTTTGTGCGCCGCCAGCAGCCACTGCAAGCGGGCAAGCAGAGCAAGGGACCGCCGCGTCCCGTGACCGAAGTGGGTCGCAAGTTACGTGTTAACGGGGACAACGTGCTGACCCTGGAGTACGACCGCGAGACACAGTCCGTGGTCGTTATGGTGGACGACAAGCAGGAGCTCCTAAATGTGACCTACGACCGCACGTCCCGCCCCATCAGCTTCCGACCGCAGTCGGGCGACTACGCGGACGTTGACTTGGAGTACGACCGATTCGGACGCCTGGTCAGCTGGAAGTGGGGAGTCCTGCAGGAGGCCTACTCCTTCGACCGCAACGGACGCCTAAACGAGATCAAGTACGGCGATGGCTCGACTATGGTGTACGCATTCAAGGACATGTTCGGCTCGCTGCCTCTAAAGGTGACCACACCCAGGCGCTCAGATTACCTTCTGCAGTACGACGATGCTGGAGCCCTTCAGAGCCTCACCACACCTCGTGGCCACATTCACGCATTCTCGCTGCAAACCTCACTTGGCTTCTTCAAGTACCAGTACTTTTCACCAATCAACCGTCATCCCTTTGAGATTCTGTATAACGACGAGGGCCAGATCTTGGCCAAGATCCACCCACACCAATCTGGCAAG GTGGCTTTCGTGCACGACGCCGCCGGGCGACTGGAGACTATCCTCGCCGGATTGTCCAGCACCCACTACACCTACCAGGATACAACAAGCCTGGTGAAGTCTGTGGAGGTGCAGGAGCCGGGTTTCGAGTTACGACGCGAGTTTAAGTACCATGCCGGCATCCTGAAGGACGAAAAACTGCGCTTTGGCTCCAAGAACTCCTTGGCCTCGGCTCACTACAAGTACGCCTACGACGGAAATGCCCGGCTCAGCGGCATCGAGATGGCCATCGACGAAAAGGAGCTGCCGACCACGCGGTACAAATACAGCCAGAACCTAGGCCAACTGGAGGTCGTGCAGGACCTAAAGATCACGCGGAATGCTTTCAACCGGACGGTTATCCAGGACTCCGCCAAGCAGTTCTTCACCATTGTGGACTACGACCAGCACGGCCGAGTGAAGAGCGTGCTGATGAACGTGAAGAACATCGACGTCTTCCGGCTGGAGCTGGACTACGACCTGCGCAATCGCATCAAGTCGCAGAAGACGACATTCGGAAGGTCCACGGCCTTCGACAAGATTACCTACAATGCCGACGGCCATGTGGTCGACGTCCAGGGTACCAACAACTGGAAGTACCTCTTCGACGAGAACGGCAACACTGTGGGCGTGGTGGACCAGGGAGAGAAGTTCAACCTGGGCTACGACATCGGGGACCGTGTAATTAAGGTGGGCGATGTGGAATTTAACAACTACGATGCCCGCGGCTTTGTAGTGAAACGCGGGGAGCAGAAATATCGCTACAACAACCGCGGACAACTGATCCACTCGTTTGAAAGGGAACGCTTCCAGAGCTGGTACTACTACGATGACCGCAGCCGGCTGGTGGCCTGGCACGACAACAAGGGCAACACCACGCAGTACTACTACGCCAATCCACGCACCCCGCACCTCGTGACCCATGTTCACTTCCCCAAGCTCAGCCGCACGATGAAGCTGTTCTACGACGACCGCGACATGCTCATCGCCCTGGAGCATGAGGACCAACGCTACTACGTCGCCACCGACCAGAACGGCTCGCCACTGGCCTTCTTCGATCAGAATGGCGGCGTCGTGAAGGAGATGAAGCGGACGCCCTTTGGCCGGATCATAAAGGACACCAAACCGGACTTCTTTGTGCCCATCGACTTCCACGGCGGACTGATCGACCCGCACACCAAACTGGTGTACACTGAGCAGCGGCAGTACGACCCTCACGTGGGACAGTGGATGACACCGCTGTGGGAGACCCTTGCCACCGAAATGTCACACCCCACGGACGTTTTCATCTACCGCTACCACAACAACGACCCCATCAACCCGAACCGACCGCAGAACTACATGATCGACCTGGACTCCTGGCTTCAGCTCTTCGGCTATGATTTGAACAACATGCAAAGCAGCCGTTACACCAAGCTGGCTCAGTACACGCCTCAGGCCTCCATCAAGTCAAACATGCTGGCTCCCGATTTCGGTGTGATCTCCGGCCTGGAGTGTATCGTAGAGAAGACCAGCGAGAAGTTCAGCGACTTTGACTTTGTGCCCAAGCCACTACTCAAGATGGAGCCAAAGATGCGAAACCTCCTGCCGCGTGTCAGCTACCGGCGTGGCGTTTTCGGCGAGGGTGTGCTGCTCTCGAGGATCGGGGGACGAGCGTTGGTTAGTGTGGTGGACGGATCGAACAGCGTGGTTCAGGACGTAGTGAGCAGTGTGTTCAACAACTCGTACTTCCTGGACCTGCACTTCAGCATCCACGACCAAGACGTGTTTTACTTTGTGAAGGACAATGTCCTAAAGCTGCGTGATGACAACGAGGAGCTGCGTCGCCTTGGCGGCATGTTCAACATATCAACGCACGAAATTAGCGACCATGGGGGCAGCGCCGCCAAGGAGCTGCGCCTTCACGGTCCCGACGCCGTTGTCATTATCAAGTACGGCGTGGATCCCGAGCAGGAGCGCCACCGTATCCTGAAGCATGCCCACAAGCGGGCAGTGGAGAGGGCCTGGGAACTGGAGAAGCAGCTAGTGGCCGCCGGCTTCCAAGGCCGCGGCGACTGGACAGAGGAAGAGAAGGAAGAGCTTGTCCAGCACGGCGACGTCGACGGCTGGAACGGCATCGATATCCACAGCATACACAAGTATCCGCAATTGGCCGACGACCCCGGCAACGTAGCATTCCAGCGGGACGCAAAGCGTAAGCGTCGCAAGACCGGCAGCAGCCATCGGAATGCCTCCAACCGGCGCCAGCTCAAGTTCGGTGAGCTGAGTGCGTGA